The region GGCATCTACCTCTGCAAGATCTACGCCCAGTCCGCCGTCCCCGACTCGCTGCTCGAAGCCGGCCGGATCGACGGGGCGGGGGAGGGGCGGCTCTTCTTCTCCGTCGGCCTGCGGCTGATGGGGCCGGGTCTCGTCACGGTCTTCCTGCTGCAGTTCATCGCGATCTGGAACAACTTCCTGCTGCCGTACGTGATGCTGACCTCCGACGACAAGTTCCCGCTCACCGTGGGTCTGTACAGCCTGCTGCGGCACGGCGCCGCCGAGGCGTCGCTGTACTCGCTGGTGATCACCGGGACACTGCTCTCCGTCCTGCCGGTGATCGCGCTGTTCCTGTCGCTGCAGCGCTTCTGGCGGATCGACCTGGTGACGGGGGCCCTCAAGTAGGGGACCGCGACTCGCGCCTGTGTCCGGCCCCGAACCTGTGCGGGCTTCATGAGTCTTCATTTCTTGAAGCCCGCACAGGGGATTGACTGCGGTCCCGTGCGAGGAGTTAATTCCTCTGCATATGGGAGCGCTCCCATATTCGTGGCGAATGTCATGGAGCACCGCTGTGGAGAGCGCTTCCCGAACGGCACCCGTGTCCGCCTCCCAAGGAGCCCACCCCCCATGACCGCACGCGTCCGCGCACGTTCCCGTACGCTCACCGTCGCCGCGGCCACCGCCGCTCTTGCCGCCCTCACGGCCGCCGTGCCCGCGCACGCCACGGCGCCCGGCCACCCCGCGGCCGCCCCCACCACGCTGTTCACCCCGCCGGCCAACGCGGACGCGAACGCCCAGATCCTCGACCTCGCGCGGCACTGGCAGCTCAAGGACGCCGCCGGGCTGCTCGCCATGAGCCTGACCCCGCAGGCCGTCTGGCTGGACGGCGGCACCAGCCCCGCCGACACCCGCAAGGCCGTGGACAGGACCGCCACCGACGCCGCACGCAGGCACGCGCTGCCGGTCTTCGCGCTCTACAACATCCCCGGCCGCGACTGCGCCCAGTACTCGGCGGGCGGCGCCGCCGACACCGCCGAATACCAGGCCTGGATCGACGCGGTGAAGGCCGGCATCGGCGACCGGCCCGCCGACGTCGTCCTCGAACCCGACTCGCTCGCCCTGGTGCCCTCCGACTGCGGCATGGACGACGCCCAGGGCACGATGACCGCCCAGCGCTACGCCCAGATCCACTACGCCGTGACCGCCCTGGAACCGCTCTCCGGCACCAAGGTCTACCTGGACGCGGGCCACAGCGGCTGGCACAGCATCAACGACATCGTGCCGCGGCTGATCGCCGGCGGCGTCGACGACGCCACCGGCTTCTACCTCAACATCTCCAACTACCGCTCCGACAGCGAGATCGCCTGGTACGGCAAGCTCGTCTCGTCCTGTCTGGCCTACGTCTCCGCCGGCGGCGCCGCGTCCGCCTGCCCCAACCAGTACTGGCCGGTGAACGACGCCCAGGCCTGGCTGGACGCCAACGTCCACACCGCGCCCTCCGCCATGAAGCACTACGTCGCCGACACCAGCCGCAACGGCCAGGGCCCCTGGGTCGCGCCGGCCGGCGTCTACACCGACGCCCAGGACTGGTGCAACCCGCCAGGACGCGGCCTCGGCGCCCGCCCGACCCTCAGCACCGGCGACCCGCTCCAGGACGCCAGGCTCTGGGTGAAGATCCCCGGTGAGTCCGACGGCCAGTGCACCCGCGGCACCGCGGGCCCCAACGACCCCGAGCGCGGCTACCAGGACCCCGCGGCGGGCAAGTGGTTCCCGCAGCAGGCACTCGAACTGGTCCACAACGCCGACCCCGCGGTGTTCCCGCACTGAACCGCCCGGCCCCGTCCGCCCTGCCGGCCCGGGGTGCGGATGGGGCCGGTGTGACAGTTTCCGCGTCCTGAGCGCCATGAGAAGCAGGACCGCGCGTCCGAGGGCGGCGCGCGGTCCGCCGACGAGCGAAAGAGGGGCCTGGCCGGCGGACAGTCCAGCGCCCGGCCGGGCGGGCGTCGAGCAGCGGCCCGGCGGGCATCCCGCACCCGGCCGGGCGGACGTCCAGCGCCCGGCACGGCAACGAAGTGACCGTGGTCCGGCGAGGCACGGCGGTCCCCGCGGCCGGTCGGGCACAGTGGACGGCATGCTGCCAGAGGTCCCGTCGCCGAACGACCCGCATGTGCGTCACATGCGGAGGATGTTCCTCGCCGTCATCACCGGAAGCTTCCTCTTCCTCATCCCGTGGATCGCCTACCTGTCGGTGAGCCTGCCGACCCGGCGGACGGTCAGCAACTGGCGCTACGCCTGGGTCGGCTTCGACGCCGCGCTGGTCGTCGCGATCGGCATCACCGCGCTGTGCGCCTGGCGGCGCCTGCAGATCTTCGTCCCGTGGGCCGTGGCGACCGCCACCCTGCTGTGCTGCGACGCGTGGTTCGACATCGTGCTGGACTGGAACAGCAACGAGCTGACCGGGTCGATCGTGACCGCGGTCGCCGCCGAACTCCCGCTCGCCGCGCTGCTGCTGTACGCGGCCAGGAAGATGTTCCGGCTGACGGTGGCCGTCGCCTGGCGCCGGGCGGGCCGCCAGGGGCCCCTGCCGCCGCTGTCCCGGCTGTCGCTGATCGCGCTGACCGGCCACGAGGAGCCGCCGCAGGCGGCGCAGCCCGAGCACCAGGACGGGCGGCGGCGCGGCCACGATGAACCGCCCCGCGGCCCGGACGACGGGCGCGGCGATCAGCGCGCACCATGATCGGGTGCGGCGGCCGGGCGTTTCGGTAGGATCTTGCTGCAATGTGCAGCGCGGCGCCCCGCGTTGGACCACGACGGAGAGCACGCCGATGACCACCGCACCGACCGGCCCGGCCTACGACGTGCTGGTGGTCGGCGGCGCCGGGGTCGACACCATCGTCCTGGTGGACGAACTGGCCGTGCCGAGCGGCGACTTCCTCGGTGTCCCGCCGATCAGGGACTACGTGGCGCACACCGGGAACGGCGTGGCGCTGGGCTTCCACGCGCTCGGCCTGGCCACGAAATTCATCGACTTCCTCGGTGACGACCCGCAGGGCCGGATGATCCTGGACCGCTACGCCGCCGCCGGGCTGGACTTCAGCCATCTGCCGGCGCCGGCCGGCACCCCGCGCAGCGTCAACCTGGTCGACCGCGAAGGACGCCGCTTCTCCTTCTACGACGGCCGCCACCCGTACGGGCTGCGGCTGCCCGGCAGCTTCTACCTGCCGCTTCTCGAACGCGCCCGCCATGTGCACATCTCCCGCTCACCGCACGCGGAGCCGGTCTTCGCCGACGCCCTGCGGCTCGGCCGTACGGTCTCCACCGATTTGCACGCCTGGGACGGCGAGGACGGCTCGGCGCACCCGTGGGCCTATGGCGCCGACCTGGTCTTCCTCAGCGCCGCCACCGTCGGAGAGCGCATTCCCGCGGTCATGCGGCAGATCCTGGACCAGGGCAGGGCCGCCCTGGTGGTGGCCACCGACGGGGCCGCCGGCTGCCAGGTGATGGAGCGCGGCGACAGCAGGCCACGGCACTTCCCCGCCGTCGCGCCCGAGCGGCCAGTGGTGGACAGCAACGGCGCGGGCGACGCCTTCCTCACCGCCTTCCTGCACGCCCGCTTCTCGGGCGCCGCGCTGGAGGACTGCGTGCTGGCCGGATCGGTCTCCGGTGCCTACGCCTGCGGCAGCCCCGGCACCCATGAGGAGCTGATCAGCGCCGCCGCGCTCGCCGCCGCCGTCGGGCGCGCGGGCGGCGCGGGCCCCGGCCCCGCCGCGTCCGTACGCTGACCCGCCGCCGTCAGCCGGCCTCGATCCGCCGGATCGCGGTGTCGAGCGCGGCGTCCTGCGACGCGTAGACCTCGCACACCGGGTCGCCGCTCGGCGTGCGGGTGTGGTCGATCTCCCACAGGCTCACCTCGCTGCCGTCCAGCAGCAGGAACGCGTGCTCGTACAGCGACCAGGACACATGGCGGCCGGCCACCAGCGCGCTTCTGCGGGTGACGATGCTGATGTCGTGCGCGATGGCCGCGCGCAGCCGGATCCCGACCTCGCTGCCGGGTGCCCCGGCGTTGGCCGCCCGGCGCAGCAGCCGCCTGGCGTGCTCGGCGGAGTCGCCCTCGGTGTAGGCCCGCCGGAGAGCGTTCTCCGGGCGGCCCGCCGCGAGCAGCGCGTCCAGGTCCTCGGCGCCGCGCTCGGGCCGGATCACGCCGCCGCGCGGGTCGTACGGCAGCTCCTGCGGGCCGTTCGTCCCGCCGAAGGCCATGTCGACCTCCCACTCGGCGAGCGTCAGCCCCTCCTGCTCGGTGAAGACCGAGCGGTGCGGCAGAGCGTCGGCGCCCGTGTCGTGCTCCAGCTCCCACACCACCCGCACGGTGCCGTCCGGCAGCAGGAAGCTGTGCCGGAAGGTCCGCCGGTTCATCCGCCGCGGCGGACCCTTGGTGTGGCGGCACGACTGGAGACCGCAGTAGTGCATCAACGCGAAGCGCACGGCGCCGAGTTCGCGTGCCGCCGCGACGCCGTTGTCCGCCCGCTCGAGCAATCCGGCCAGCTGTTCGGACGGCACACCGCCCGAGCGCTCGGGTTCTGCCGTGTCCGCGCCTTCCACGTCCATACGGTCCTCCCGGCTTCCGCCGTACTCAACCCACCCGGCGACTCAGGGTAGTAGTGCCGTCGCCGATTGCGCCCGTGAACGACGACAATTCCGGGCGTGCGGCCGGTTTTCGCGCCCCCTCGCAGGGCGGGTCACTCGTGCGCGCGCCCCGCGGACCACAGCAGCGCCCCGCGCAGGTGCGCACGGAAGTCAGGGTCGGCGTAGGCCGATTCGGAGTGCCCGAGCGCGGTGCAGAACGACCGGCCCGCACCCACCCGCCGACACCACACCAGCGGATGGTCGGCGCCCATCGTGCCGCCCTCGTACCGCCCTTCGTCCACCGACGCCAGCACCCGCACCCCGGCGCCGCGCGGGCTCGCCCCGAAGTCGTACCACTCGTCGGTCCACTCCCACTCGCGCGGCAGATGCGCGGTGGCCGGGTGGTCCCGGTCCTCCACCGTCACCGCGGCGGTCTGCACCGCGGGATGCCCGGTGAAGCGCGCCCCGGTCAGCTCGCCGTACCACGGCCAGTCGTATTCGGCGCAGGTCGCGGCATGCACGCCGAGAAAGCCGCCGCCGCCGGTGACGTACGCCCGCAGCGCGCGCCGGGCGTCGTCGTCCAGCACCTCGCCGGTGGGGGACAGGAAGACCACGGCCGCGCAGCGGTTCGCCAACTGCCTTTCCAGCTCCCGCGGATCCTCGGTGTGCCGCACCGACAGCCCCTCGGCCGCGGCGAGTCCGGCGAGCGCGGCCACCCCCGCGCCGATCGAGTCGTGCCGGTAGCCGGCGGTCGCGGTGAACACGGCGACGTGCTCGGGCATGTGTGCTTCTCCCCTGCTCAGCCGAGATGAACGGGCCGGACGGCCGCTGCGGCCCAAGCGGCTCACTCCTCCCGCCCCGGCAGGGGTGTGCCGTCGGCGTCGAGGGTCTGCCAGCGGTGCATCGCCCGGCGCAGTGACCGCGGTTCGGCGAAGCCGAGCCGGGCGGCGGCGCGCTGGGCGGACTCCGAGCCGGTGCGGCGCAGGCCCGCCGAGCGCTCCCTGCGTACGGCGTCGAGTTCGGCACGCCAGGTGGTGTCGGCCTCGGCGAGCCGCCGCTGCAAGGTGCGCGGGCTGACCGCGAGTCCGCGGGCGGTGCCGGCCAGCGACGGGCGGCCGTCGCCGAGCTGGGCCAGGATCGCGGCCCGCAGACCCGGCAGTGGGCCGACCGGACCCTGCCGCGGCGGCGGGTAGGCGGCGGCGCA is a window of Streptomyces sp. NBC_01477 DNA encoding:
- a CDS encoding ThuA domain-containing protein, yielding MPEHVAVFTATAGYRHDSIGAGVAALAGLAAAEGLSVRHTEDPRELERQLANRCAAVVFLSPTGEVLDDDARRALRAYVTGGGGFLGVHAATCAEYDWPWYGELTGARFTGHPAVQTAAVTVEDRDHPATAHLPREWEWTDEWYDFGASPRGAGVRVLASVDEGRYEGGTMGADHPLVWCRRVGAGRSFCTALGHSESAYADPDFRAHLRGALLWSAGRAHE
- a CDS encoding glycoside hydrolase family 6 protein, which produces MTARVRARSRTLTVAAATAALAALTAAVPAHATAPGHPAAAPTTLFTPPANADANAQILDLARHWQLKDAAGLLAMSLTPQAVWLDGGTSPADTRKAVDRTATDAARRHALPVFALYNIPGRDCAQYSAGGAADTAEYQAWIDAVKAGIGDRPADVVLEPDSLALVPSDCGMDDAQGTMTAQRYAQIHYAVTALEPLSGTKVYLDAGHSGWHSINDIVPRLIAGGVDDATGFYLNISNYRSDSEIAWYGKLVSSCLAYVSAGGAASACPNQYWPVNDAQAWLDANVHTAPSAMKHYVADTSRNGQGPWVAPAGVYTDAQDWCNPPGRGLGARPTLSTGDPLQDARLWVKIPGESDGQCTRGTAGPNDPERGYQDPAAGKWFPQQALELVHNADPAVFPH
- a CDS encoding carbohydrate kinase family protein, producing MTTAPTGPAYDVLVVGGAGVDTIVLVDELAVPSGDFLGVPPIRDYVAHTGNGVALGFHALGLATKFIDFLGDDPQGRMILDRYAAAGLDFSHLPAPAGTPRSVNLVDREGRRFSFYDGRHPYGLRLPGSFYLPLLERARHVHISRSPHAEPVFADALRLGRTVSTDLHAWDGEDGSAHPWAYGADLVFLSAATVGERIPAVMRQILDQGRAALVVATDGAAGCQVMERGDSRPRHFPAVAPERPVVDSNGAGDAFLTAFLHARFSGAALEDCVLAGSVSGAYACGSPGTHEELISAAALAAAVGRAGGAGPGPAASVR
- a CDS encoding DUF6227 family protein — protein: MDVEGADTAEPERSGGVPSEQLAGLLERADNGVAAARELGAVRFALMHYCGLQSCRHTKGPPRRMNRRTFRHSFLLPDGTVRVVWELEHDTGADALPHRSVFTEQEGLTLAEWEVDMAFGGTNGPQELPYDPRGGVIRPERGAEDLDALLAAGRPENALRRAYTEGDSAEHARRLLRRAANAGAPGSEVGIRLRAAIAHDISIVTRRSALVAGRHVSWSLYEHAFLLLDGSEVSLWEIDHTRTPSGDPVCEVYASQDAALDTAIRRIEAG